A window of the Sardina pilchardus chromosome 21, fSarPil1.1, whole genome shotgun sequence genome harbors these coding sequences:
- the LOC134069376 gene encoding uncharacterized protein LOC134069376, giving the protein MSRNCRGRGRGSIHQEASTSAPVAREESEEECLQPNSDETSRDLTLKDLASMLQSHIAAQDVREARRSQEAVEQERQMEALRDQFSRMQQDGGRRWSSEVPRGGDVRGSDRLEDEHEIDGAYLLRATYPGLHAPRQVQPRVLEPRLVKLTDSDDVEHYLITFERVAAACRWPRADWTLHLIPLLTGKARSAYVHMDGEDSLDYVKVKAAILRKYDINPETYRQRFRSLEVEPEENPKELYVRLKELYVKWIQPRGKSVEEINEILILEQYLRMLSPELQVWVREHNPETAAEAATLAEVFVAARQRNRPWGYNAWKTEKEPRKPGPTQHTPWATQGAGKPPMRGTAASFVPKTSSQGPVCYYCGQEGHTKPMCPKRAKMTQMCYVPRAKAYSAPKVDQKLKLTSVQVNGREFQALVDSGSDQTLVHRRCIPLDLIQADYIPVRCVHGDERLMPTADVYLKMRERLEKMSTLAQEHMKGAQQQQKTWYDQSARQRSFNPGQQVLVLLPSQESKLLVRWQGPFEVRKQLGPTTYEVATPGRGRTSKVLHVNLMKEWVSRPEREVMLVRKIEEEEDMDDQYLPGSTAVTLDLDHLAEDQQSQVRDLCIPQLFSESPGRTMLVEHDIVLNPDAVVRRMSYRIPERLQEALKKEVDLMLGTGVIERSQSECATWESHLEHLKEVLSRLQSAGLTINASKQMHLKGGWELFSYKGPWKTVILWLMSVESWCPGKFAILQWRKRRWQ; this is encoded by the exons ATGAGCCGGAATTGCAGAGGACGAGGACGTGGCTCCATACATCAAGAGGCATCTACATCTGCTCCGGTGGCAAGggaggagagtgaggaagagtgtCTGCAACCGAACAGCGATGAGACCAGCCGTGACCTAACCCTGAAGGATCTGGCCAGCATGCTGCAATCTCATATAGCTGCTCAGGATGTCCGGGAAGCCAGGCGGAGCCAGGAGGCGGTCGAACAAGAGAGGCAAATGGAGGCATTAAGGGACCAGTTCAGTCGCATGCAGCAGGATGGCGGAAGGCGATGGAGCTCAGAAGTACCCCGAGGTGGAGACGTGAGGGGCTCAGATCGCCTGGAGGATGAACATGAGATTGACGGGGCCTACCTTCTCCGGGCAACCTATCCTGGGCTTCATGCTCCTCGACAAGTGCAGCCGCGAGTGTTGGAGCCGAGACTGGTAAAGTTAACTGACTCTGATGATGTCGAACACTATTTGATAACCTTTGAGCGTGTTGCTGCAGCTTGCCGTTGGCCAAGAGCGGACTGGACGCTCCACCTTATCCCTCTCCTGACTGGGAAGGCCAGGAGCGCCTATGTCCATATGGATGGGGAGGACTCACTGGACTATGTCAAAGTCAAAGCCGCTATACTCAGGAAGTATGACATCAATCCCGAAACATACAGACAGAGGTTCCGATCCCTGGAGGTGGAGCCAGAGGAGAATCCAAAAGAACTGTACGTGAGATTGAAGGAGCTGTATGTCAAGTGGATTCAACCCAGAGGTAAAAGTGTTGAAGAAATCAATGAAATTCTTATCCTTGAACAGTACTTGCGAATGTTGTCCCCTGAGTTACAGGTGTGGGTGCGGGAGCATAATCCTGAGACGGCAGCTGAGGCAGCAACCCTGGCAGAAGTTTTCGTGGCGGCACGGCAAAGGAACCGGCCCTGGGGCTATAATGCCTGGAAGACTGAAAAAGAACCTCGTAAGCCTGGTCCAACACAGCACACCCCGTGGGCCACTCAGGGTGCGGGTAAGCCTCCAATGCGGGGGACTGCAGCATCTTTTGTGCCAAAGACCTCTAGCCAAGGGCCTGTTTGTTACTATTGTGGGCAAGAGGGCCACACAAAGCCAATGTGTCCCAAGAGGGCAAAAATGACCCAGATGTGCTATGTCCCCAGAGCTAAGGCCTATTCCGCTCCAAAAGTGGACCAAAAGCTGAAACTGACCAGTGTGCAGGTCAATGGCCGAGAGTTCCAAGCCCTTGTTGATTCAGGGAGTGACCAAACGTTGGTGCATAGGCGGTGCATCCCATTGGACCTTATCCAGGCCGACTATATTCCTGTACGCTGTGTGCATGGAGATGAAAGACTGATGCCGACTGCAGATGTATATCTGAAA ATGAGAGAAAGGCTGGAGAAGATGAGTACACTGGCCCAGGAGCACATGAAGGGTGCTCAACAGCAGCAGAAAACCTGGTATGACCAGTCAGCTCGCCAGAGGAGTTTCAACCCCGGACAGCAGGTGTTGGTGTTGCTGCCTAGCCAGGAGAGCAAGTTACTGGTGAGGTGGCAGGGGCCTTTTGAGGTGCGGAAGCAACTTGGGCCCACAACCTATGAGGTTGCTACTCCGGGGCGAGGACGCACTAGTAAGGTGCTGCATGTGAATCTCATGAAGGAGTGGGTCTCAAGGCCTGAAAGGGAGGTGATGCTGGTCAGGAAgattgaagaggaagaggacatgGATGACCAGTACTTGCCTGGGTCCACTGCAGTGACCCTTGATCTGGATCATCTCGCAGAAGATCAGCAATCCCAGGTGAGAGACTTGTGTATTCCCCAACTCTTCTCTGAAAGTCCTGGTAGAACCATGCTTGTTGAACATGACATTGTGTTAAACCCTGATGCGGTAGTCCGACGTATGAGTTACAGAATACCGGAACGGCTCCAGGAGGCCCTGAAGAAGGAGGTAGACCTCATGCTGGGAACTGGAGTCATTGAACGCTCTCAGAGTGAATG TGCCACTTGGGAGAGTCATCTGGAGCATCTGAAGGAGGTCCTGAGTCGTCTTCAGTCTGCAGGCCTGACCATCAACGCCTCCAA ACAGATGCATCTGAAAGGGGGCTGGGAGCTGTTCTCCTACAAGGGCCCGTGGAAGACCGTCATCCTGTGGCTTATGTCAGTAGAAAGCTGGTGCCCAGGGAAGTTCGCTATTCTACAGTGGAGAAAGAGGCGTTGGCAATGA